The following proteins are co-located in the Flammeovirga kamogawensis genome:
- a CDS encoding alanine/glycine:cation symporter family protein yields MQHLNDILSLIDSYIGGSYWFVALLLLTGLFFTVYLQFPQIRFFKHAIDVVKGKYDEKDDEGDTSHFQALATALSGTVGTGNIAGVALAIHLGGPAALFWMVVTAFFGMTTKFVEVTLSHKYREKTADGTMAGGPMYFMKNKLNMKWMAVLFAIATVLSSFGTGNLPQVNSIASSMFATFGVEQYITGAVLSVLLAFVILGGIKRIASVTEKLVPIMAVIYFIGCLAVIFYNFENIPSSIGRVIGDIFSGTSATGGFLGATLAFAFNRGVNRGLFSNEAGQGSAPIAHASAKTKEPVSEGMVAILEPFIDTIVICSLTGLALLSSNVWREKVDNTFQQTDLQVLNTVYDDSKNNPNNDREKLAFHISGEETLPVFDGELNVVNGTIKNTVTLIHARSLAEGVKVTYQGEPYSGHLKVTKGKVQWKDGLVITGKSLIHSAPLTSLAFSRSYFGEYGKYIVTIGLLLFAFSTAISWSYYGDRAMTFLFGSASVKYFRIVYVGAFFIGSFADTTIIWTLSGITIALMTIPNLIGLLILRKDMKDSLNTYWDHMENKFGIKR; encoded by the coding sequence ATGCAACATTTAAACGATATTTTAAGCCTTATAGATAGTTACATAGGCGGATCCTATTGGTTTGTAGCTCTACTATTACTAACAGGTTTATTTTTTACAGTCTACTTACAATTTCCACAAATTCGTTTCTTTAAACACGCAATCGACGTTGTAAAAGGAAAATACGATGAAAAAGATGACGAAGGAGACACTTCTCATTTTCAAGCACTTGCTACTGCACTTTCAGGTACTGTAGGCACTGGTAATATTGCTGGTGTAGCACTTGCAATACATTTAGGTGGTCCAGCTGCACTTTTTTGGATGGTAGTCACGGCCTTTTTTGGTATGACAACAAAGTTTGTTGAAGTAACATTATCACATAAATACAGAGAAAAAACAGCAGATGGTACAATGGCAGGTGGCCCTATGTATTTCATGAAAAACAAGTTAAACATGAAATGGATGGCAGTTTTATTTGCTATTGCAACTGTATTATCTTCTTTTGGAACAGGTAATTTACCTCAAGTTAATAGTATTGCATCATCTATGTTTGCAACTTTTGGAGTAGAACAATACATTACTGGTGCAGTACTTTCTGTACTATTAGCTTTTGTAATCTTAGGCGGTATTAAAAGAATTGCCTCAGTAACAGAAAAATTAGTCCCAATAATGGCCGTCATCTATTTTATTGGATGTTTAGCCGTTATCTTTTATAATTTTGAAAATATCCCAAGCTCTATCGGAAGAGTAATAGGTGATATTTTTAGCGGAACATCTGCCACTGGTGGTTTCTTAGGAGCAACATTAGCTTTTGCATTTAATAGAGGTGTTAACAGAGGATTATTTTCTAATGAAGCTGGGCAAGGTTCTGCACCAATCGCTCACGCATCTGCAAAAACAAAAGAACCTGTATCAGAAGGTATGGTTGCTATTTTAGAGCCATTTATTGATACAATTGTTATTTGTAGTTTAACTGGCTTAGCACTTCTTTCTTCAAATGTTTGGAGAGAAAAAGTCGACAATACTTTTCAACAAACTGATTTACAAGTTTTAAATACAGTTTATGATGATAGCAAAAACAATCCTAACAACGACAGAGAAAAGTTAGCTTTCCATATTAGTGGAGAAGAAACCCTTCCTGTTTTTGATGGAGAATTAAATGTAGTAAATGGGACAATAAAAAATACAGTTACTTTAATTCACGCTCGTTCACTTGCTGAAGGTGTAAAAGTAACTTACCAAGGAGAACCTTATTCTGGTCATTTAAAAGTTACTAAAGGAAAAGTCCAATGGAAAGATGGGCTAGTAATAACTGGTAAATCTTTAATTCACAGTGCTCCACTTACAAGTTTAGCATTTAGTAGAAGTTACTTTGGAGAATACGGTAAATACATTGTAACAATCGGCCTTTTACTCTTTGCTTTCTCCACAGCCATTTCTTGGTCTTATTATGGAGATAGAGCCATGACGTTCTTATTTGGCAGTGCTTCTGTTAAGTATTTTAGAATTGTATATGTTGGAGCTTTCTTTATCGGATCTTTTGCTGATACTACTATAATTTGGACACTCTCTGGTATTACCATAGCTCTAATGACTATTCCTAACCTTATTGGTTTATTAATTTTAAGGAAAGACATGAAAGATAGTTTAAATACCTATTGGGATCATATGGAAAATAAATTTGGCATCAAGAGATAG
- the thrS gene encoding threonine--tRNA ligase translates to MIKVTLPDNSVREYESGATSLDVAKSISEGLARNVLAAEVNGEVWDATRPLTADSNVKLLTWNDTDGKSTFWHSSAHLMAEALEALYPGVKLGIGPSIENGFYYDVDFMDYDFSSDDLPKVEQKMKELAKKKNQYLRSDISKADAIKYFEEKEDPYKLDLLERLEDGSITFYKQGEFTDLCRGPHIPNTGFVKAIKLTSVAGAYWRGDEKNKMLTRIYGITFPKAKELNEYLERVEEAKKRDHRKVGQELDLFTFSQRVGLGLPLWLPKGTTLRERLENFLRKAQAKAGYQQVVTPHIGSKDLYVTSGHYAKYGEDSFQPIHTPNEGEEYLLKPMNCPHHCEIYRSRPRSYRDLPIRLAEFGTVYRYEQSGELHGLTRVRGFTQDDAHLFCRPDQVKEEFAKVIDLVLYVFKSLGFEDYMAQISLRDKEDRAKYIGNEADWDRAEKDIEEVAAEKGLNTVVEYGEAAFYGPKLDFMVRDALGRSWQLGTIQVDYQLPQRFELEYKDSDNSMKRPVMIHRAPFGSMERFIAILIEHTGGNFPLWLAPEQFTLLPVSDKYNDYAYGVMSMLEEEGFTGTVDARAEKIGRKIRDAEVQKTPYMLIVGEKEMEGNSVSVRKKGEGDIGMLELPAFVELFKKETAV, encoded by the coding sequence ATGATTAAAGTTACATTGCCGGATAATTCGGTAAGAGAGTATGAAAGCGGAGCAACTTCTTTAGATGTTGCAAAAAGCATAAGCGAAGGCTTGGCAAGAAACGTATTAGCCGCTGAGGTTAATGGTGAAGTTTGGGATGCTACCAGACCTTTAACCGCAGACTCAAATGTAAAATTATTAACGTGGAATGATACGGATGGCAAATCTACATTTTGGCATTCATCAGCTCACTTGATGGCCGAGGCATTGGAGGCTTTATATCCAGGCGTGAAATTAGGTATCGGACCTTCTATCGAAAATGGTTTCTACTATGATGTAGATTTTATGGATTATGACTTCTCTTCTGATGACTTGCCAAAAGTTGAACAGAAGATGAAAGAATTAGCAAAGAAAAAGAACCAATATCTACGTTCTGATATTTCTAAAGCTGATGCTATAAAATACTTCGAAGAAAAAGAAGATCCTTATAAACTTGATTTGTTAGAAAGATTAGAAGACGGTTCTATCACATTCTATAAACAAGGAGAATTTACAGATTTATGTCGTGGACCTCATATTCCAAATACAGGTTTTGTAAAAGCTATTAAGTTAACTAGTGTAGCTGGTGCTTATTGGAGAGGAGACGAGAAAAATAAAATGCTTACACGTATTTATGGTATTACATTCCCTAAAGCAAAGGAATTAAATGAATACTTAGAACGCGTTGAAGAAGCAAAGAAAAGAGATCATAGAAAAGTAGGTCAAGAACTTGACTTATTTACATTTTCTCAACGTGTAGGACTTGGTTTACCATTATGGTTACCAAAGGGTACAACTTTAAGAGAGCGTTTAGAAAATTTCTTAAGAAAAGCACAAGCGAAAGCAGGTTACCAACAAGTAGTTACTCCACATATTGGATCAAAAGACCTTTATGTAACTTCTGGGCACTATGCTAAATATGGAGAGGATTCTTTCCAACCAATTCATACTCCAAACGAAGGTGAAGAGTATTTATTGAAACCAATGAACTGTCCTCATCACTGTGAGATTTACCGTTCACGTCCTCGTTCATACAGAGATTTACCAATTCGTTTAGCTGAATTTGGTACTGTATACAGGTATGAGCAAAGTGGAGAATTACACGGTCTGACAAGGGTTCGTGGGTTTACTCAAGATGATGCACACTTATTCTGTCGTCCAGATCAAGTAAAAGAAGAATTTGCTAAAGTAATTGACCTTGTATTGTATGTTTTCAAATCTTTAGGGTTTGAAGATTATATGGCTCAAATCTCTTTAAGAGATAAAGAAGATAGAGCAAAATACATAGGAAATGAAGCAGATTGGGATAGAGCTGAGAAGGATATTGAAGAAGTAGCTGCAGAAAAAGGACTTAACACAGTAGTTGAGTACGGAGAAGCAGCATTCTACGGTCCTAAACTTGACTTTATGGTACGTGATGCATTAGGGAGATCGTGGCAATTAGGTACAATCCAAGTAGATTATCAGTTACCACAACGTTTTGAGTTAGAGTACAAAGACTCTGATAACTCAATGAAACGTCCTGTTATGATTCACAGAGCTCCATTTGGTTCAATGGAACGTTTTATTGCCATCTTAATTGAGCATACTGGTGGTAATTTCCCATTATGGTTAGCTCCTGAGCAGTTTACATTATTACCTGTTTCTGATAAATACAACGACTACGCTTATGGTGTTATGTCTATGTTAGAAGAAGAAGGATTTACAGGAACTGTAGATGCAAGAGCGGAAAAAATTGGACGTAAAATTCGTGATGCTGAAGTACAAAAAACACCATACATGTTAATTGTGGGTGAAAAAGAGATGGAAGGAAACTCTGTTTCAGTACGTAAAAAAGGTGAAGGCGATATCGGTATGTTAGAATTACCAGCTTTTGTTGAATTATTCAAGAAAGAAACAGCAGTTTAA
- the lhgO gene encoding L-2-hydroxyglutarate oxidase yields MVYDVIIIGAGIVGMASAMKIKQQSPELRVLVLEKEEGVAKHQTGHNSGVIHSGLYYKPGSHKALNCIDGYNQLIKFCDEENVKYDLCGKIVVATDQKELENLNALYERGIENGLTDLRKLSSSEIKEYEPYCTGIAGLHVPQTGIIDYTEVTEKYKEVFTERFGGIVKFGHKVEDIRLGSIGAEVATSKGVFRSHLVVNCAGLYSDRVAQLALKQLDVRIIPFRGEYYEIKPNKHYLVKNLIYPVPDPSFPFLGVHFTRMINGGVEAGPNAVLAYKREGYTKSDINVGELFESLTWKGFIKIASKYWPTGIGEMYRSYSKTAFTKALRRLLPDLKESDLKKGGAGVRAQACDKDGGLIDDFLFVEESRMINVLNAPSPAATSSLAIGDTIAGKVFAKLKNN; encoded by the coding sequence ATGGTGTATGATGTAATCATCATAGGTGCTGGAATTGTAGGTATGGCATCTGCAATGAAAATTAAACAGCAATCTCCTGAGTTAAGAGTACTTGTACTAGAAAAGGAAGAAGGCGTTGCTAAACATCAAACCGGGCACAATAGTGGGGTAATTCATTCAGGTTTATACTACAAACCAGGTAGTCATAAAGCATTGAATTGTATTGATGGTTATAACCAGCTGATCAAATTTTGTGATGAAGAGAACGTGAAATACGACTTATGTGGTAAGATCGTTGTGGCTACTGATCAAAAAGAATTAGAAAATTTAAATGCCTTATATGAAAGAGGCATTGAAAATGGACTAACTGATTTAAGAAAATTATCTTCTTCTGAAATTAAGGAGTATGAGCCGTATTGTACTGGTATTGCTGGATTACATGTCCCTCAAACAGGTATAATTGATTATACTGAAGTGACAGAAAAATATAAAGAGGTTTTTACAGAACGTTTTGGAGGTATTGTAAAATTTGGCCACAAAGTAGAAGATATCCGTTTGGGGAGTATCGGAGCTGAAGTAGCTACTTCTAAAGGTGTTTTTAGGTCTCATTTAGTAGTAAACTGTGCTGGTTTATATAGTGATAGAGTAGCCCAGTTAGCTTTAAAACAATTGGATGTTAGAATTATTCCTTTCAGAGGAGAATACTATGAGATTAAGCCAAATAAGCATTATCTAGTTAAGAACTTAATTTACCCTGTTCCAGATCCTTCATTCCCATTCTTAGGTGTTCACTTTACAAGAATGATTAATGGTGGTGTTGAAGCAGGACCAAATGCTGTATTAGCGTATAAAAGAGAAGGTTATACAAAGTCTGATATTAATGTAGGAGAATTATTTGAGTCACTAACTTGGAAAGGATTTATCAAGATAGCATCAAAATATTGGCCAACAGGTATTGGAGAAATGTACCGATCTTATTCTAAAACGGCTTTTACAAAAGCCTTACGTCGTCTTTTACCAGATCTAAAAGAATCTGACTTAAAGAAAGGCGGAGCAGGAGTTAGAGCTCAAGCATGTGATAAAGATGGAGGTTTGATTGATGATTTCTTGTTTGTAGAAGAATCAAGAATGATAAATGTATTAAACGCACCATCTCCAGCAGCAACATCTTCTCTAGCTATTGGTGATACAATTGCAGGAAAAGTATTTGCTAAGCTGAAAAATAACTAA
- the guaB gene encoding IMP dehydrogenase, with amino-acid sequence MAIDPSKVLYEALTYDDVLLRPGFSQILPRETTTKTMLTKNIALNIPLVSAAMDTVTEADLAIAMALEGGLGFIHKNMTIQQQASQVRKVKRSQSGMILDPVTLTANKTLFEANELMREYKIGGIPVIDEEGILIGILTNRDLRFQKDLSVAVKEIMTRENLITAADGITLDEAQDILQEHKIEKLPIVSKSNKLVGLVTYRDILKNKNRPNACKDQYGRLRVGAAVGVTGDLMERVSELVAAGVDVIGLDTAHGHSKGVIDALKKVKKEFPDLDVIVGNVATEEGARALAEAGADGVKVGVGPGSICTTRVIAGVGVPQLSAVFEAAAALRELGVPFIADGGVRFSGDLVKALAGGADVVMIGSLLAGTDEAPGDMIIFEGRKFKAYRGMGSVEAMNQGSKDRYFQDAEDDIKKLVPEGIAGRVPYKGRVEEVLYQLVGGLKAGMGYCGAGSIEQLKDAKFVKITGAGVKESHPHDVTITREAPNYSSKG; translated from the coding sequence ATGGCTATCGATCCAAGTAAAGTTTTGTACGAGGCACTCACATATGATGATGTGCTATTAAGACCAGGTTTTTCTCAAATCCTTCCGAGAGAAACAACTACAAAAACCATGTTAACGAAAAACATCGCATTAAACATTCCTTTAGTGTCTGCTGCGATGGATACAGTTACCGAAGCTGATTTGGCAATTGCTATGGCTTTAGAAGGAGGTTTAGGCTTCATTCATAAAAACATGACAATTCAACAACAGGCTTCCCAAGTACGAAAAGTCAAGCGTTCGCAAAGTGGTATGATCTTAGATCCTGTTACCCTTACTGCGAACAAAACATTATTCGAAGCAAACGAATTAATGAGGGAATATAAGATTGGTGGTATCCCAGTAATCGATGAAGAAGGTATATTAATTGGTATTTTAACCAATAGAGACCTTCGTTTCCAAAAAGACTTAAGTGTTGCAGTAAAAGAAATCATGACGCGTGAGAACTTAATCACAGCGGCTGATGGAATTACTTTAGACGAGGCTCAAGATATTCTTCAAGAGCATAAAATTGAAAAACTTCCTATTGTAAGTAAATCAAACAAATTAGTTGGTTTAGTTACTTACAGAGATATTCTTAAAAATAAGAATAGACCTAATGCATGTAAAGACCAATATGGTCGTTTACGTGTTGGTGCTGCAGTTGGTGTAACTGGAGACTTAATGGAAAGAGTTTCAGAATTAGTGGCAGCAGGTGTAGATGTTATCGGTTTAGATACAGCACATGGTCACTCTAAAGGTGTTATAGACGCCCTAAAGAAGGTAAAGAAGGAATTCCCAGATTTAGATGTTATCGTTGGTAATGTTGCTACTGAGGAAGGTGCAAGAGCATTGGCGGAAGCTGGTGCTGACGGTGTAAAAGTAGGTGTAGGTCCAGGTTCAATCTGTACTACTCGTGTTATTGCAGGTGTTGGTGTACCCCAGTTATCTGCTGTTTTCGAAGCTGCTGCAGCTTTAAGAGAACTAGGTGTTCCGTTTATTGCTGATGGAGGTGTTCGTTTTTCAGGAGATTTAGTTAAAGCCTTAGCAGGTGGTGCTGATGTTGTAATGATTGGATCATTATTAGCTGGTACAGATGAAGCTCCTGGTGATATGATTATCTTTGAAGGACGTAAATTTAAAGCATACAGAGGAATGGGATCTGTTGAAGCTATGAACCAAGGTTCTAAAGATAGATACTTCCAAGATGCTGAAGATGATATTAAAAAATTAGTTCCAGAAGGAATTGCAGGACGTGTACCTTATAAAGGACGTGTTGAAGAGGTACTTTACCAATTAGTTGGTGGTCTTAAAGCCGGAATGGGCTACTGCGGTGCTGGTTCTATTGAGCAGCTTAAAGATGCTAAATTTGTGAAAATTACAGGTGCAGGTGTGAAAGAATCTCATCCACATGATGTAACTATTACAAGAGAAGCACCTAACTATTCTTCTAAAGGGTAG
- a CDS encoding replication-associated recombination protein A, producing MVVAPLSERLRPKTIFEVVGQQHLLSKNGVFTRMVESKTIPSMILWGPPGVGKTTLARLLAESTKRPFKTLSAVSAGVKDVREVIKEASYAYGTILFIDEIHRFSKSQQDALLNAVEKGIIVLIGATTENPSFEVNSALISRSQVYCLEPLKKEDLLLLIDRALEEDVVLKKKNISIKESNDLLRYSGGDARRLLNLLELSIEAAKANEEGEIEVTDELVSLVAQQKAVRYDKKGENHYDIISAFIKSIRGSDPNAAVYWLARMIEGGEDPKFIARRLIISAAEDVGNANPTALIVANNCMQAIQYIGMPEGRIVLSQATTYLACSAKSNAAYAAIGKAQKIVKNSGDLPVPLHLRNASTQLLKELGYADAYIYPHDDPQGFITQEYMPEGLEGEPLFLPKKNSREQEMLKRLQLMWGKKYNY from the coding sequence ATGGTAGTAGCACCTTTGTCAGAGAGATTGAGACCTAAAACTATTTTTGAAGTAGTTGGGCAACAGCATCTTTTATCAAAAAATGGCGTTTTTACACGAATGGTGGAAAGTAAAACAATTCCATCTATGATTCTTTGGGGGCCTCCAGGGGTTGGTAAAACAACTCTAGCGAGATTATTAGCAGAATCAACTAAAAGACCTTTTAAAACATTAAGTGCAGTAAGTGCAGGTGTAAAAGATGTTAGAGAGGTGATAAAAGAAGCTAGTTATGCTTATGGTACCATTTTATTTATAGACGAAATTCACCGTTTTAGTAAGTCGCAACAAGATGCCTTATTAAATGCTGTTGAAAAAGGTATTATTGTACTGATAGGAGCTACTACTGAAAACCCTTCTTTTGAAGTTAACTCGGCTTTAATATCAAGAAGTCAAGTGTATTGTTTAGAGCCTTTAAAGAAAGAAGATCTATTGCTTTTAATAGATAGAGCTTTAGAAGAAGATGTTGTACTCAAGAAGAAAAATATTTCAATAAAAGAAAGTAATGATCTTCTAAGGTATTCTGGAGGTGATGCCCGTCGATTATTAAATCTTTTAGAGTTGTCAATAGAAGCAGCTAAGGCAAATGAAGAAGGTGAAATTGAGGTTACTGATGAGTTAGTATCTCTAGTAGCACAGCAAAAGGCTGTAAGATATGATAAAAAAGGAGAGAACCATTATGATATAATTTCTGCTTTTATTAAATCTATTAGAGGGTCAGATCCGAATGCTGCTGTATATTGGTTGGCAAGAATGATTGAAGGAGGAGAAGATCCGAAATTTATAGCAAGACGTTTAATTATTTCTGCTGCTGAAGATGTTGGAAATGCTAACCCCACAGCTTTAATCGTTGCTAATAATTGTATGCAAGCTATTCAATATATTGGAATGCCTGAAGGGAGAATTGTTTTGTCTCAAGCTACTACATATTTAGCATGCTCTGCTAAAAGTAATGCCGCTTATGCAGCTATAGGAAAGGCTCAGAAGATTGTAAAGAATTCGGGAGATTTACCAGTGCCATTACATTTAAGAAATGCATCTACTCAGTTATTAAAAGAATTGGGGTATGCAGATGCATATATTTACCCTCATGATGATCCGCAAGGATTCATTACTCAAGAGTATATGCCTGAAGGGTTAGAAGGTGAACCCCTCTTCCTACCAAAGAAAAATAGTAGGGAACAGGAGATGTTAAAACGGTTGCAATTGATGTGGGGTAAAAAATACAATTATTGA
- a CDS encoding aldo/keto reductase: protein MININTRKVNIFDMNGTFTLRNTVKIPYLGMNVSHIEEGKAIFDATRRALSIGYKYFDTSSNYQNEVGFGEAIASSKMNREKVFVSSKIADEDQGFEPLISAFNRTLNNMKLDYLDLVLLGHPIEGKIQESWRALEQLYVERRVRAIGVCNFNVEQLKELIANADVFPVVNQIEYNPLHVEHDIIEFCKENGIQVISIGSLKHGEVLELEEVKVLAEKYDVFPCQVVLRWVLQNGIVSLPQAEIREHIISNSALFNFELTEEDMNLLNSLSSTELV, encoded by the coding sequence ATGATAAACATCAACACACGAAAAGTAAATATCTTCGATATGAACGGTACTTTTACTTTAAGAAACACAGTAAAGATCCCTTACCTAGGAATGAATGTGTCACATATTGAAGAAGGTAAAGCAATTTTTGATGCAACAAGAAGAGCATTATCAATTGGATATAAGTACTTTGATACGTCATCAAACTATCAAAATGAAGTAGGATTTGGAGAAGCTATTGCTTCTTCTAAAATGAACAGGGAGAAAGTATTTGTCTCCTCAAAAATTGCAGATGAAGATCAAGGTTTTGAACCATTGATTTCAGCATTTAATAGAACACTGAATAACATGAAATTAGATTATCTAGATTTAGTGTTATTGGGGCACCCTATTGAAGGGAAGATTCAAGAATCATGGAGAGCATTAGAACAGCTTTATGTAGAACGCAGGGTAAGAGCAATTGGTGTATGTAACTTTAATGTAGAGCAACTAAAAGAACTAATTGCTAATGCAGATGTTTTCCCGGTTGTGAATCAAATAGAATACAATCCTTTGCATGTTGAGCATGATATAATTGAATTTTGTAAAGAAAATGGTATTCAAGTAATATCAATTGGATCTTTAAAGCATGGTGAAGTTTTAGAATTAGAAGAGGTAAAAGTATTAGCAGAAAAATATGATGTTTTTCCATGTCAAGTAGTGCTAAGATGGGTACTTCAAAATGGAATAGTCTCATTACCACAAGCAGAGATTAGAGAACATATAATCTCAAATTCAGCATTGTTCAATTTTGAACTTACAGAAGAAGATATGAACCTGTTAAACTCTTTGTCAAGTACTGAATTAGTATAG